The nucleotide sequence TTCTACACAAGATGTACTCATATACTCTCCGCGTAAACTAAGCGGGTTTTGAAACATAAAGCTAAGAAAGGATGTGTACAGATTGATAGTATTAAAATGGTATTGTGTTCATTATGAATTGAACGAATAGAATTAATAAAACAACTAATCTGACATAATCAGCAAATAATCTGTTTAATGTCTCAAAATCCGAAAGAAAAATAAACAAAACGCTATTACAGCGTATAGGTAAGTATAGAGACGTAGCATATTTTTCTCTAGAAAAGAAAAAGGCCATTTTTTATAAAATGGCCTTTTTAAGATGATTCTTAAAATAAGGAGAGCGATTATTCTGCGGTTTGAATCGTGTGCTTGGTAACAGATTTATTGCGCTGAATAAAGTAGCCAACCGCCATTGGAATTGCTGTTAACGCCATAATTGCAGTGGTGTTAATCAGAGGTTGTTGGCTGATAAATGCGGACACAATAAAACTTGCTAAGCTACAAAGACCCAGTTGAAGTGCATTTTGTAATGCAGCTGCTTTACCACTAATTTCAGGGTAAGCAGATAAAGCATTAGATACTGCGATTGGATATGATGCACCATTCATTGCAGCCATAATACAGAATGGAATTAAAATAGTCGTTAATGTTGGCTCAGTAAATTTAGCAACAAGGTATAACGCAGTCATACTGACAGCATAACCAATTAACAACAGTGGCAGTAGCGTTTTACCTGTCATTTTTGACAGTAAAATACGACAGCCATAACCACCTACCATAAATGCAATAGTTTGTGGAATATAACTTAAACCGATATCCTGTGGAGAGTAGCCCATCTTTTCAAGAATGATTGGTGAGCCAGCTAACCAAGCAAAGAAACCTGCACTACAAGAAGCGTAAACTAATACGTTACCTGTGTAGAGAGGGGATTTTAGTAAAGTCGTAAATGAAGCGGTAGATTGGTTTTCATCAGTGACTGATTTTTGTTTAATGTTTTTTAGCATTAATGTCGGTAACATTAGAACTAATGTTACAGCCATTAACACCATGAAAATCATACGCCAGCCACCGTGATTTAATAACGAAGCACCGATTAAAGGTGCAAGTGCTGGTGATAATGCAACCAGTGGCATAATTAAAGCAAAAACGTGCTGAGCGCGAGATTCATCAAAACGGTCGATGACAAGAGCTTGCCAAATAACAGCGGCAGAGCAAACGCCGAAAGCTTGTAGGAAGCGCATAGCAAGTAAGCCAGTTGCACTCTCAACCCACAGCATACCAAGACAGCCTAAAGAGAAAAGGCTTAAACCAATAAGTAGAATAGGCTTACGACCGACTTTGTCAGAAAGAGGTCCCCAAAGTAATTGAGCAACAGCAAAGCCAAATAAAAAGATACTTAAGCTATTACTAATAGCACCTTCGCTGATAGAGAGTTCACGCTGCATCATACCAAATGCAGGTAAGTACATATCAATAGCTAAGTAACCTAGCATACTCAAACCCGCTAGGTACACCATAAAGCTCATAGGTGTTTTTGATTGTGTGGAAGTTTTAGAATTCATTTTATTTTCTATGCTATGTGATGTAGAACATTTTATGTATTGTAACTAAGACCTATTTTACTTGTGAAACGGGAATATTTGGTTAATGCTGTGAAAAATTTTCAAAGGAATAAACTCTATGTGGTCAGAATACTCTTTAGAAGTTGTTGATGCAGTTGCAAGAACAGGAAGTTTTAGCTCCGCTGCTCAAGAATTGCACAGAGTGCCATCCGCCGTTAGTTACACTGTTCGGCAATTAGAGGAATGGCTTGCCGTTCCTTTGTTTGAGCGCCGTCACCGTGATGTAGAATTAACCGATGCAGGTAAAATTTTCATCAAAGAAGCACGATCTGTTATCAAAAAAATGAATGACACTCGGCATCTTTGTCAACAAGTTTCTAATGGGTGGCGCGGTCAATTTAGTATAGCAGTTGATTGCATTGTTAAACCTGAAAGAACACAACAACTTATTCTCGATTTCTACCGCCATTTTCCTGATATTGAGCTGTATGTCTACCCTGAAGTGTTTAATGGCGTATGGGACTCCTTAGTTAATGGTCGTGTTGATTTAGCGATTGGTGCAACAAGAGCCTCACCAATTGGTGAACGTTATAGTTTTAGAGATATGGGATTTATGCCTTGGCGCTGTGTTTGTCATGTTGATCACCCTTTAGCGAAAGCACAACATCCATTAACGGATGATGAGATGCGACCTTATCCAAGTTTATGCTTAGAAGATACTTCACGCAGTTTACCAAAGCGTGACACTTGGGCGCTAAATAATCAGCGTAGAATGGTTGTTCCGACATGGGATATGGGGCTTGAATGCTTGTTAGCGGGATTATGCGTAGGAATGGTGCCTTGGCATCGTGCTGAACCTTTAATTGAACAAGGTAAGCTGGTTACTTTACAACTGGCACAACCATTGCCAGACAGCCCATGCTGCCTGACGTGGGTCGATAAAAGTGAATCACCCGCTTTGACATGGTTGTTAGATTATCTTGGAGATAGCCAAACCTTAAATGAGGAATGGCTTCGCTAGAAATCAGATAGCCGAATAAATCTGAATTAACGACGGTAGTCAATAAAAGGACCGTCAGCAACTGAACGGCGCTCAACTAATCGTGGATGAACTTCGATTGTTTGGGCGTCTTCGCGTTTGTTGACGATGCGATCAAGCAACATTGACAAAGCCATTTGACCTAAACGCTCTTTTGGCTGGTGGACTGTGGTTAATGCTGGCGTAAAATAACGCGCATTACGAATATTGTCGTAACCCACAATGGAAATATCGAAAGGAACACGTAAACCTAGCTCATCAGCGGCACAAATTGCGCCCATTGCCATCACATCACCACCACAAAAAACAGCAGTAGGGCGATGTTTTTGATTTAGCATCTGATACATGGCTTTATAACCAGATTCTGGCTCAAAGTCGCCTTGTACAATCCACTCATCTTTTACTGTGATTTTTGCTTCTTCCATGGCTTTTAAGAAACCTTGTAAGCGACCACCACCGGTATTACGTTCTAATGGACCAGGGATAATACCAATATCACGATGACCACGTTCAATAAGGTAACGACCCGCAATATAGCCACCATGAAAAGCATTATCGATAATCGTATCGGTAAAGTCACCACGCGCCTTACCCCAATCCATGACAACCATTGGAATATTACGATAGCCTTCTAACAGTGTCAGAAGGTGATCGGGGTATTCAGAACACATGACTAATAACCCATCAACACGTTTTTGTGCCAGCATCGCTAAATAGGCTTTTTGTTTATCGAGGTTATTATGTGAATTACATAAAATCAGTGTGTAGCCTTTGCTATAACAACTATTTTCAACAGCTTCAATCACTTCAGCAAAGTAAGGAGCTTCACTGGACGTGGCTAACAGGCCAATAGATTTGGTGTGATTGACTTTTAAACTACGCGCAACGGCACTAGGCGAATAATTTAATTCTTTTATAGCGGCCCAAACTGCTGCCCGTGTGTTCTCAGCAACAAAACGTGTTTTGTTGATCACATGAGAAACAGTCGTGGTTGATACGCCTGCGCGTTTTGCCACGTCTTTTATTGTTGCCATGGTGTGGAAAACTCCTGACCTTCATTGGTCTCTTTTATCTAATTTTATGGTTTAACTGCCAGTATAGTCATACATAGGGCAAACACTGGCAATAATTTAGCGATTAGCTGTGAATTTTGTATGATCTAGCTCAAAAGTGAAAGTATTAATCAATGTTATAAATTGTGCACTAGTCGCTATTTTAGCAAATTTTGATATGTGATAATAATTAACCATGACAAGGTTATGGTTAAAAAAGTGTATTATAATCATTTTGAGGGAGAAATAGATGGATACGGATCTGAAATTTGGTTTGAGTACAGCAGTAGCAGCGCTTGTTATGATTGTTTTATTTTCGACTATGTTGTTCTAATCACTGCTTTATAGAATATCCGATCAATTTAAATAATAGATTATCGAATATCTGAATATAACAAAGGGCTCAAGGCCCTTTGTTATTTTGTCACCAAAAATGAATCTCAATCACTCACCTTTGATTATCAAGCTCAATTAAGCAAGGTTAGCTTCAACAAATGACCAGTTAACCAGTGCCCAGAACTCTTCTAAATATTTAACGCGCGCATTACGGTAGTCGATGTAGTAAGCATGTTCCCATACGTCTACTGTTAACAGTGGTTTGTCTGCGCCTGAAACTGGAGTAGCAGCATTAGACGTGTTAACAATCGCAACTGAACCGTCTGCTTTTTTAACTAACCAAGTCCAACCTGAACCGAAGTTTTTAGCTGCCGCATCATTAAATTGCTTTTTGAACTCTTCAAAAGAGCCGAATGCTTTGTTGATAGCATCAGCAACTTTACCTGTTGGTGCGCCGCCTGCATTTGGTGCTAAACAGTTCCAGTAGAAAGTGTGGTTCCATACTTGAGCTGCATTATTAAAGATACCACCATCAGTAGATTTGATGATTTCTTCTAAGGATTTGCTTTCTAAATCAGTACCTTTAACCAGGTTATTTAAATTGGTTACGTAAGTTTGGTGGTGTTTGCCGTAGTGATATTCTAAAGTTTCTTTAGAGATGTGTGGCTCAAGAGCATCTAACGCATAAGGTAATTTTGGTAATTCGAAAGACATTGCGTACTCCTTTAAACTATCTATTTCGGGTTTTGTGCCTGAAATCATTCCATCAAAATCATTTGAATTGATAGAATGAGGCAAATGAATCACTAAGTTGTTACTATTTTGCTAATTATTTTAACAAAAATCTGCTGAAATAACAGCTAAATATCTTTTATCTATAGTTATAAGCCATATAGATTAATTATACTCATAAGAGTATATCCCACAGAGCAACTCGTAAAGCAGTAAAATATCGACTGTGTTTAGAGCCTATATCCTCTGATTGTTGCATTTTCTGCTTACTCTATCATCAGTGTATACATCATTTTCACTACGACTAAGAATAGAAATAATGCAAATATTTGGCGAACTCTTGGAATAGGTAGGCGATAAGCAACTTTTACACCGACAGGGGCGAAGAGAATGCTGGTAATGCTTATTCCAATAAAGGCAGGTAAATAAACAAAGCCTAAATAATAGTCATCAATATTTGTTTGATTCCAACCATAGATAATACCCATGATTGTGCCAATGGAAGCGATGATGACACCAATCATTGAAGAGGTTGCAATACATTTGCGTGTATTAAATCCCCAATGACTTAAAAGAGGAATGGTGATAGTCCCACCAGCAATGCCGATAAAGCTGGATATAAAGCCAATTAAAGAGCCACCACTGGTTAATGCCGGTTTTGAAACAACAGGATCTTTCACATTTTCTATGCGTTCTGCTTCTTTCTTTTTGGTTAATAATCCATAGATGGTATATACCATGAAAATACAGAACACGATTTGCAATATCGTGTTTGACATTTTTTGTACCAGAAATGTCCCAACAAGCATACCAATGATAGTGCCGATAGATAATAGAGGAAATTGCTGCCATAAAATGGCTTTATGTTTGTTATGTGAATACGCTGAAGATGCTGTGGAAAATATAATGACAGAGAACGAGGTAGATAAGGCAATTTTCATCACCATATCTGTTGGGATAGCTTGTTGACTCACTACATACATAACTACTGGAACAATGATTGCACCGCCTCCTATGCCAAGTAGTCCAGCAAAAAAGCCAGTGATACATCCCACTAAAAGAAACAGCAAAATCATATCCATAGTTAATACTCATCAAGGTTTATAACAAACTTATTTATATACATTATATCCTTTTAATAAAGTAGCGTTTTATCTTAATGTATAGATTATGAAATTTAATATATTGATTTTGATATAAAAGTGACTTGTTCTTTTCTTCTTGCTTATTCTATAAACCAACACCACCTAAAGCCGTTGTTATTTCATTTCATAATAAAGCAGTGCTTTATATACTTTAAAATCAAGTGAAGAAAAAATGCGCTTAAAATTAAGAAAGGAAAAACTGCAAAAATAAAAAGGGAGCTAATAGGATAAAACACACTCATAACCATCGGTAACGCATTGATTTATTTTTTATGCTTTATTGTGTTTTTTCTCATCAATAATCTCATAGATTAATACCAACTTATTGTTTTATATCGAGAACTAAACTTATATAGAGGTTTCTAATATAAAGTGGTATTCTTCTTTCATGTTTTCCCCTATAAAGCATATCGAATATAAAAGGCTGTAAGGACTTACAAATGACGACTATTGAAAAAATTGAACGCCAGATCAATGAAAACCCAATTATTTTATACATGAAAGGTTCACCAAAATTACCAAGTTGTGGTTTTTCTGCTCAGGCAGTTCAAGCTATCTCTGCTTGTGGTGAGCGTTTTGCGTATGTTGATATCTTGCAAAACCCAGATATTCGTGCAGAACTACCAAAATATGCACACTGGCCAACCTTCCCACAATTATGGGTAGATGGTGAATTAGTCGGTGGATGTGACATTATTTTAGAAATGTATCAGCGCGGTGAATTACAGAAGTTATTAAAAGAGACTGCTGATAAATACCGTGGTGAAGAAGAAGCACAGTAATTAATTTTTATTGTTTCGGTATTGAAACGCATAAAAATAATGAGATCTTCGATAAAAAAGCCAGTTCATCATTGAACTGGCTTTTTTCTGTTATTCATAAATGTATCAGCGAAATCATAGTTTCAAGGTGTAGGCAATGGCCATCCACCAAGCTTTTTCCAACGGTTAACTAATTCACAAAAAAGTAATGATGTGCGATTAGTATCGTATAATGCACCGTGCGCTAATTTGCTATCAAAGGGAATGCCAGCAGTGATGCAGGCTTTAGCCAAAATTGTCTGCCCTAATACCAATCCACTTAAAGCCGCTGTATCAAAGGTGGCAAAAGGGTGAAAAGGATTACGTTTTAATCCAGCACGCTCAGCAGCAGCCATCACAAAGCTGTGATCAAAATTTGCATTATGAGCGACAATAATAGCGCGATTACAATCTGCATCCTTCATTCCTTTACGTACCATTTTAAAAATGGCATGAAAGGCTTCATATTCACTGACTGCGCCACGTAAAGGATTAGTTGGATCAATACCTGTAAACTCTAAGGCTGCTGGCTCTAAATTAGCCCCTTCAAAGGGTTCAACATGAAAATGTAATGTGTTATCAGGTTTTAGCCAACCTTGCTCATCCATTTTTAGTGTAATGGCGGCGATTTCAAGTAAACCGTCTGTTTTCGCATTAAATCCACCTGTTTCAACATCAATGACAACAGGGTAGTAACCCCGAAAACGGTTACAAAGCTTATTGGGATTATTTATATCAGGCATTAAGTTGTACTTATCCGATAAAAATAGAATATCGGAAATTGATAATCAGTAAGGCCAGAAAGATACACATGTTATCTTTCTGGTTTTAATAAATATTAGTTACCTAGAGCGTGACTTGCACTTTTGTTTTCGATGAGCTCGATTTTATATCCATCAGGATCTTCAACAAAAGCAATAATTGTTGAGCCACCTTTTACTGGACCCGCATCACGGGTAACATTACCGCCAGCTTGGCGAATGGCTTCACAGGTTGCGGCAACATCATCAACACCTAATGCTACATGCCCAAAAGCGGTTCCCATTTCGTAGCTGTTTACACCCCAGTTATAGGTTAATTCGATAACCGCACCAGTGCTTTCATCACCATAACCAACAAAAGCTAACGAGTATTTATATTCCTCATTCTCGCTAGTGCGTAGAAGTTGCATACCTAAAACCTTGGTATAAAAGTCGATAGAACGTTGTAAATCGCCCACACGGATCATGGTATGAAGTACTCGCATATAAACCTCTTGTGTTTTTCTAATGATTAAACCCTACAGTTAAACTGATGGCGGAGTACTATAACGCGTTAAAGCCCTAAAGTTCAATTTTACTACGCCTTTAACAGTTCAATAAATCATGTTGTGCAGATAATATCTCTATTAACTATACTCTATTGTAACAAACAATAGGGAGGGAAAATCAAATGCAAGAACAATTAGAATTTTTTGATATTCCTAGTCCTTGTATTGGGCGTTGTGAAATGAATGCGCAAGGATATTGCGTTGGGTGCTATCGCAGTCGCCAAGAGCGGTTTAATTGGTCAACAATGAATCAACAAGAGAAAAGAAATATATTACGACTTTGTCAGCAACGTTATTTAAGAACATTAAAAAAACTGAGTTCTTCAATTGAAAGAGAAAATGATCAACTCAATTTATTTTAAATGTGCTACTTATTTTTTAATATTAAAATAATAATTAACTATCTTTTTAATTCATTATTGTTATTTATTGTAGTTATGTGGTTTATTATTTTTTCTTTATTAATATAAAGTTATAACTTTAAAGTGTTATTGCTCTATTTTTATTTGCAATCAATTGATAAAAATGGTTTTTTTCTTGGTTTTAGTGTTGGATTTAAAATAATAATAATTATTATGTAAAAAAATATAGATTAGTTTTTATAACAAGGTTATTCTTTATGAACTTTCTTTGCTAGAAAGAAAAGCTTTAATTATATCTGGAAAATAATTACTTATCTAATAAATGGGGTTATAACTATATTAGTTATTAAAGGTAATGTTTTAATTAAAAAGAATAGGTAAATATTGTATTAAAAATGAATATCTAAACTTTGTAATAAGTTGACTGAAAATGCTAATTAAGGAGAGATAAGTGGAATCAACATTAGGAGCTGATTTAGCGCGTTTAGTTCGATTATGGCGTGCTTTAATTGATCATCGTCTCAAACCATTAAAATTAACCCAAACCCACTGGGTTACTTTGTACAATATCAGCCAATTACCTCCAGATCAGTCACAAATTCAATTGGCAAAAGCAATAGGGATCGAGCAACCGTCTTTAGTGAGAACCTTAGATCAACTGGAAGAAAAAAAGCTGATATGTCGGCATACATGTGCAAATGATCGTAGAGCAAAACGTATAAAATTAACAAAAGAATCTGAGCCTTTTATTAATGAGGTTTATACTGTTATAGAAAAAACGAGACGAGAAATATTAGGTGGTATCCAACTAGACGAAATCGAAAGGCTAATAGGTACAATCCAAAAATTAGAAAAAAATATAAATAGGTTAAATGACTAATAATTTCAAATTTAATATATATTCTATTTAAATAAGATTAATGACATGATAATAACTATACTCTAAATAATTTGATGTTCAGCTAGATAACAAGTGAATGAGTCACTAGGGATATATAAAATATGTCACTGGTGCGAGTAAACGATGTCAACAATACTGAAATTTGAAATATGACGAGTATATAACAAAAATCATTATATAATCCTAATTGTCATAACTAGATTATATATTCGTTCTCTCTTTAGGTTACTTATTATTGAGTCATAAAATAAAACAGGCAACTTTAATGTTGCCTGTTTTTTGTTGTTCATTAGCGAGGAGAAACAGTTAAGTTATTTCCGTTGCCAATAACTGCAACACGTTGACCTTGGCTATAAACAGTATTATCTGCTTTTTGAACGATAGCGACAGTTCTACCACTATCTAAACGGACTTCAATTTGAACACCCTTAGTGGTATTTAAAGCGCCTTGTGCTTGTTGTCCTGCCATACCACCTGCTATTGCACCCGCGGCTGTTGCAAGATTACGACCTGTACCACCCCCCACAGTGTTACCTAGCATACCACCAAGAACGGCACCACCGATAGCGCCTAAAATATTCTCATCGCTACCCGCTTGAATATTTACTGCACGCACAGAAACCACTGTACCATAAGTAATATTTTGAGCTTGTTTTGCTTGGCTTGCGGTATAAGTGTCACCAGATAGTGAATTTGTATTCACACAACCAGTAAGTACAGTCATTGTAAAAAGACCAATAAGTAAATGCTTAAACATAGTCACTCCTAAAGAAAATCTGAGGTAAATTGTTCAGATTATACCAATGTTATCTAGTATCAGTTATAGCTCGTTTTTTGCGTATGTCGACACTGATTTTAATAATATATAGCTTACTATATAGTAAAGGCCGATCGTAAAAACAGAAGAGATTTCTGAAAGAAGAGAATATAACATTATATGTTAAAAATTTGCATCATCTTGATTATAAGGAAAAGAACATGATAGCAGGGCGGTATATTGGCGTGATGTCTGGCACAAGCTTAGATGGTGTTGATGTTGTATTAGCTGCAATCAATAATAAGTTCGTAGCACAACAAGAAAATCACTTTCTGCCTTATCCACAAAATCTACGCCAACGAATTTTAGCTGTTTGCCAAGGGCAACCTACTACCTTGCATGAAATCGGCCTATTAGATGCCCAACTGGGCGAACTTTATGCGCAAGCAATTATAGAGTTACTCGCAAAAGTAAAACTTAGCGCGAGTGATATTACGGCGATAGGGTGTCATGGACAAACCGTTTGGCATGAGCCAGAAAGTGATATGCCATTTACTATGCAAATTGGTGACAACAACCGTGTTGCTGCACTCACAGGAATTACGACAGTTGGTGATTTTCGTCGCAGAGATATTGCTTATGGCGGACAAGGTGCACCTTTAGTACCCGCTTTTCATCTTGCCGTGTTAGGACACTCTGTTGAAAAACGTGTTATTTTAAATATTGGTGGTATTGCCAATATCTCATTGTTATTACCTGGTATTGCAGTCAAAGGCTACGATACAGGGCCCGGAAATATGCTATTAGATAGTTGGAATTGGATCCATAACCAAACACCCTATGATGATAATGGTAAATGGGCTGCTACCGGCACTGTAAACGCAACTTTATTGAAAGATATGCTTTCAGATCCTTATTTTTCGCGTTCAGCACCTAAAAGTACAGGGCGAGAATATTTTAATACACAATGGCTAAATTACCATTTAGCAAGAGTACCTAATGTTTTTCCTGAAGATGTACAAGCCACTTTAGTTGAATTAACCGCGATAAGTATTGTGCAACAGATCCAATTAAACGGTGGATGTGAACGTTTACTCGTTTGTGGTGGTGGAGCGAGAAATGGACAAATTATGCATCGTTTAGCTTCATTATTACCAGGTACAGAAGTCGCAACAACGGATAAATATGGTTTAAGTGGCGATGATATGGAAGCGTTGGCATTTGCTTGGTTAGCCGCTCGAACTATTGCAAATGAATCAGGGAATTTGCCTTCTGTAACAGGGGCATCAAGAGAAACCGTTTTAGGGGCGATTTACCCTACAAATCCTCGTTAAGCGTGATATGCTGAACGCAGTTTCTCAAAAGAGAGAGTGAAAAATGACAGAACTTGATTTTATTGATGTTGCAGATTTACGCCGTGAATATATGAAAGGCGGATTACGACGTCATGAATTAACAGAAGAGCCATTAGTCTTGTTCGAAAAGTGGTTAAAACAGGCTTGTGAAGCACGTTTAAGCGATCCTACTGCCATGTGTGTCGCCACAGTTGATGAAAATGGACAACCCTATCAACGTATCGTGTTACTAAAACACTTTGATGAGAAAGGGCTCGTGTTCTATACCAATTTGGGTAGCCGCAAAGCCAGTCATTTAGAGCATAACCAAAAAATCAGTCTGTTGTTTCCTTGGTATCCCTTGGAAAGACAAGTTTGCTTTTTAGGTAAAGCAGAGAGGCTCTCTTCACTCGAAGTGATTAAATATTTTCATAGTCGTCCTAAAGATAGTCAAATTGCAGCGTGGGCTTCTCAACAGTCTTCTCGCATTTCCGCAAGAGGCGTATTAGAAAGTAAATTTCTGGAATTAAAACAGAAATTCCAAAATGGAGAAGTGCCATTACCGAGTTTCTGGGGTGGATATCGTGTGACATTTGATTCTGTTGAGTTTTGGCAAGGACGAGAAAATCGTCTACACGATCGCTTTATCTACCAAAAATCACCACAAGGATGGGACATTGAGCGATTAGCACCTTAATGCTGTGTTAATAAATTTGCCTCAAAAAGTCTTTTTCTACTGGTACTTAATGTAGTGGCGCTTTATGCTATACCACTTGTGTTTCACTTATATTTTAATAGACAAAAAAACAATAAACCGATGGAGTCATTGATGTCTAGCAAGAACCTAATCACACAATTGCAGGAGCGTGGGCTAATCGCTCAGGTCACGGATGAGGCAGCTTTAGTAGAGCGTTTGGAGCAAGGTCCTATCGCTCTCTATTGTGGCTTCGATCCTACCGCTGATAGCCTGCACTTGGGGCATTTGGTTCCTTTGCTGTGTTTAAAACGATTCCAACTAGCCGGGCATAAGCCTGTGGCGTTGGTGGGTGGTGCAACGGGTCTAATTGGTGATCCTAGTTTTAAAGCCACTGAGCGCAAACTGAATACCCAAGATACTGTTCACGAATGGGTAGAAAAAATTCGTAAACAAGTGTCACCTTTCTTAGATTTCAACAGTGGTGAAAACAGTGCGGAATTAGCAAACAACTATGACTGGTTTGGTCAAATGGATGTGCTGACATTCCTGCGTGATATCGGTAAACACTTCTCTGTGAACCAAATGATCAACAAAGAAGCGGTTAAACAACGTTTAAACCGTGACGATGTGGGTATCTCTTTTACTGAATTTGCCTATAACCTATTACAAGCTTATGACTTTGCGTCATTAAATACGC is from Proteus columbae and encodes:
- the anmK gene encoding anhydro-N-acetylmuramic acid kinase yields the protein MIAGRYIGVMSGTSLDGVDVVLAAINNKFVAQQENHFLPYPQNLRQRILAVCQGQPTTLHEIGLLDAQLGELYAQAIIELLAKVKLSASDITAIGCHGQTVWHEPESDMPFTMQIGDNNRVAALTGITTVGDFRRRDIAYGGQGAPLVPAFHLAVLGHSVEKRVILNIGGIANISLLLPGIAVKGYDTGPGNMLLDSWNWIHNQTPYDDNGKWAATGTVNATLLKDMLSDPYFSRSAPKSTGREYFNTQWLNYHLARVPNVFPEDVQATLVELTAISIVQQIQLNGGCERLLVCGGGARNGQIMHRLASLLPGTEVATTDKYGLSGDDMEALAFAWLAARTIANESGNLPSVTGASRETVLGAIYPTNPR
- the pdxH gene encoding pyridoxamine 5'-phosphate oxidase, which translates into the protein MTELDFIDVADLRREYMKGGLRRHELTEEPLVLFEKWLKQACEARLSDPTAMCVATVDENGQPYQRIVLLKHFDEKGLVFYTNLGSRKASHLEHNQKISLLFPWYPLERQVCFLGKAERLSSLEVIKYFHSRPKDSQIAAWASQQSSRISARGVLESKFLELKQKFQNGEVPLPSFWGGYRVTFDSVEFWQGRENRLHDRFIYQKSPQGWDIERLAP